In one Microbulbifer pacificus genomic region, the following are encoded:
- a CDS encoding SMI1/KNR4 family protein, with the protein MNEVIRELLERDIPVPKKPRLPSEDEVDFMEIELGIKFTEEYREFLLLASNVFVGTLEPANIVLPNCGSYLPKVVDLARQLGVPSHLFPFCEDNSDFYCFNGLGEVEFWSHNGTKDERWSTFNQWVQDVWLGEAA; encoded by the coding sequence ATGAACGAAGTGATACGCGAGCTACTAGAAAGAGATATTCCGGTTCCAAAGAAGCCTCGGCTCCCTTCTGAAGACGAAGTGGATTTCATGGAAATTGAGTTGGGAATTAAGTTCACTGAGGAATACAGAGAGTTTCTTCTTCTAGCAAGCAATGTATTTGTTGGTACCTTAGAGCCTGCAAATATCGTATTGCCAAATTGCGGTAGCTATTTACCTAAAGTCGTTGATTTGGCGCGACAGCTTGGCGTGCCAAGTCATCTTTTTCCATTTTGCGAAGATAATTCTGATTTTTATTGTTTTAATGGTTTGGGTGAGGTTGAGTTTTGGTCACATAACGGCACCAAAGATGAAAGGTGGTCAACATTCAACCAGTGGGTTCAAGATGTGTGGCTCGGAGAGGCCGCTTAA
- a CDS encoding type II toxin-antitoxin system RelE/ParE family toxin, giving the protein MSSFKLSRKAKDDLRGIARFTERRWGIAQRNVYIKKFDDAFHDLAESPLSGVSCEDIKLGYRKIPHGAHVIFYKISENNCVEIIRILHQSMDVRPKLLGT; this is encoded by the coding sequence ATGAGTTCATTTAAATTAAGCCGTAAAGCAAAAGATGACTTGAGAGGTATCGCCAGATTTACTGAACGTCGCTGGGGAATAGCTCAACGGAATGTCTACATAAAAAAATTTGACGATGCCTTTCATGACCTCGCAGAATCCCCTCTTTCTGGAGTTAGCTGCGAAGATATAAAACTTGGCTACCGGAAAATCCCACACGGCGCTCACGTTATTTTCTATAAAATTTCTGAAAATAACTGCGTTGAAATAATCAGAATTCTTCACCAGAGCATGGATGTTAGACCGAAGCTCCTAGGCACTTAA
- a CDS encoding nuclear transport factor 2 family protein, whose translation MVEIKGSKDCGNSPKNQFVEKIVIALETGDFGFLDEVLSESAVWELADRSVTEGDNLRAHIQSCGKYVTLVKIDHVISHGKSGSVNGYVQDKKGKVFHFCHFIEFTSAKCVKINRVCSYGKS comes from the coding sequence GTGGTTGAAATCAAAGGAAGTAAAGATTGCGGAAATTCTCCCAAGAATCAGTTTGTTGAGAAGATAGTCATTGCTTTAGAAACTGGCGATTTTGGGTTTCTTGATGAGGTTCTATCTGAAAGCGCTGTCTGGGAGCTCGCGGATAGAAGTGTAACGGAAGGAGATAACCTCCGAGCTCATATTCAAAGTTGTGGAAAGTACGTTACTCTAGTAAAAATTGACCACGTAATTTCACATGGAAAATCTGGCTCAGTAAATGGGTATGTCCAAGATAAGAAAGGCAAAGTATTTCATTTTTGCCACTTCATTGAATTTACAAGTGCAAAATGTGTAAAAATCAACAGAGTTTGCAGCTACGGAAAGTCCTAG
- a CDS encoding GNAT family N-acetyltransferase, with amino-acid sequence MSVKIRHSNKEDIPEIRDIYAQSSCYAGTLQLPYPSIDKWEKFLGNTPENFYSLVAVLDGKVVGQIGMEVFTNPRRKHVSNMGMAVSEEHQKIGVGSKLLEAMLNLAINWLAIRRIELEVYTDNEHAIGLYEKFGFKIEGTAKAYAFRGGEYADVHLMAKVA; translated from the coding sequence ATGAGCGTTAAAATCAGGCATAGCAATAAAGAAGATATTCCGGAGATTCGGGATATCTACGCTCAGTCGTCATGCTATGCGGGCACACTGCAGTTGCCTTATCCATCAATTGATAAGTGGGAAAAATTTCTTGGGAATACTCCGGAAAATTTCTACAGCTTAGTTGCGGTATTAGATGGAAAAGTAGTGGGCCAAATTGGAATGGAGGTGTTTACCAATCCGCGAAGGAAGCATGTCTCGAATATGGGCATGGCGGTTAGCGAGGAACATCAGAAAATTGGTGTTGGCTCTAAGCTCCTTGAGGCTATGCTAAACCTCGCCATAAACTGGCTGGCTATTAGGCGCATAGAGTTAGAGGTTTATACTGATAATGAGCACGCTATAGGCCTCTATGAGAAGTTTGGCTTTAAAATTGAGGGAACTGCTAAGGCCTATGCTTTCAGAGGCGGCGAGTACGCGGATGTTCATCTCATGGCCAAGGTAGCCTAG
- a CDS encoding GNAT family N-acetyltransferase produces MNIVPVTESDWKSLKKIRLESLLDSPDAFGLAYHDAKEISDKKWKSIASEVNGLKFFLARCNGEDVGLVGGIHTEGQYELVSMWVKPEKRNGGIGVSLVKELLGHAKLQGFASVILNVSLKTKQHIACIQRSDSGI; encoded by the coding sequence ATGAACATCGTGCCCGTCACTGAAAGCGATTGGAAATCGTTAAAAAAAATTCGACTAGAGTCACTTCTTGATTCTCCCGATGCATTTGGTCTTGCCTATCATGATGCAAAAGAGATTTCTGACAAAAAATGGAAGTCAATAGCCTCGGAAGTAAATGGGCTAAAATTTTTCCTTGCTCGTTGTAATGGAGAGGATGTTGGATTAGTCGGTGGTATTCACACCGAAGGTCAATACGAGCTAGTTTCTATGTGGGTAAAGCCCGAGAAAAGAAATGGCGGAATTGGCGTAAGCTTAGTAAAAGAGTTGCTCGGCCATGCTAAGTTGCAAGGTTTTGCTTCTGTGATTTTGAATGTATCTTTAAAAACAAAGCAGCATATAGCTTGTATTCAAAGGTCGGATTCAGGGATTTAA
- a CDS encoding type II toxin-antitoxin system ParD family antitoxin, with amino-acid sequence MAKNTSMTLGSHFDEFIAKEVASGRYGSASEVVRAGLRLLEDTETKLETLRSLLQEGEQSGFTDYTYESFIAELDEKKTP; translated from the coding sequence ATGGCCAAGAACACCAGTATGACCTTGGGGTCACATTTTGACGAATTTATAGCCAAAGAAGTAGCCAGTGGCCGCTATGGCTCCGCAAGTGAGGTGGTTCGCGCAGGTCTGCGGCTACTCGAGGACACCGAAACCAAACTGGAAACACTCCGGTCACTACTCCAGGAAGGCGAGCAAAGCGGTTTCACCGATTATACCTATGAGTCATTTATTGCCGAGCTTGATGAAAAGAAAACTCCATGA